GTGCTCACACCATACGGCGGTCGAAAACAGATGCGGCAGATGCCGAGGTGTTAGCTGAATACACTCATCGTATGCCATTCACGGCTTGGATCGCTCCTAGTGCCAGTTCAATGCGCTTGCGCGCGATTGTCACCTGAGGAGGGCGCTTTACGAGGTCGTTTCGAAACTCAGATCAGGAGATCGCAGAGGAGCGAAGCAGATGCTCTCTCTGAAGCGGTCAGGATTCGGGATTTACGTTTCGTGGCTGCGCTCTATCAGGCGTTATGAAGGGCTTCCGGAACTTTGGTTGCGCCGAGCACGTTCGTGATGCGCTTGAGGTTGTATGCCATCGTCGCGAGGCCGATTTCGACTTTTGCACTGGACAACCCACGCATCAGCAGACGAGGATGTCCAAAAATACGGTACTTCATAATAGCGAAGGGATGCTCGACGGTGGATCGGCGTAGTCTCATCACTTCCGGTGTCACCCGCTCCTGCATCCGGTTCAACGCGTCTTCGTAC
This sequence is a window from Edaphobacter lichenicola. Protein-coding genes within it:
- a CDS encoding transposase: MLRKHTNAKDRYTMYKASSVDCGSCSLKSRCTQAPRRGLARHLYEDALNRMQERVTPEVMRLRRSTVEHPFAIMKYRIFGHPRLLMRGLSSAKVEIGLATMAYNLKRITNVLGATKVPEALHNA